Part of the Vigna radiata var. radiata cultivar VC1973A chromosome 11, Vradiata_ver6, whole genome shotgun sequence genome is shown below.
CAGGTATGCTCCATCCTTTGTGTGTTTAAGATTTTAGCTTAAACTTTCAAGATgaaatcattattaatattcataGGTTGCAGCCATCCAATTTCGGAATTACTTTGATGTGTGTATTAAGATGTACAACATATTCATGGTTCAGTTCTATTCCACATTGTATTTACCCTTTGCTTCATCATATTCATGTATCTATTTTGTTCTACTTTGATCATGTGATAGTTTCTTTGGTTGATTCTTGGATAGTGTTATGTTTACTGCAGAGCATACTTCCGCCTAAAACTAATATACCTTAGGCATTTTAATGATTCACTCTTAATGAAAGGTCAAGACATGGATGTAGTGTATGTACGTTAATGTAATATTTGGATTTAACTGTTAGTAGAAACTTGACTACAATTTAATAGTATATGTACgttaatgtaatatttagatAGTATATGTACgttaatgtaatatttagatttaatatgTAGTTTGATGTAAAagtaatgtattaaatattaggtttaatacatattttggtCTCTCTTTTTGGGCGTTTGGTTCAAAATCATCCCACTTTGGAAAAAAGTTGTataaggtcccatatttcattaaaaactgTTCATTATGGTCATTTTCGTAGACGTCGTTAAAATCTTAACGACATAGTAACTAGCGTGGCAAAACCTGTCCGAGGTGTTTATTTGGATACTTACATGGCTCTATGAAGtcattttaatatgtaaatatttaagaaaaacaataaaatgacGAAAAGTAGTTTAAGTGTGAGTTAAAGTAAATTAGCCCTTATCAAAGAGTGATTTCTGCATTTCTAAGTTCAACGTTCTTGTGAAAGTGGTGATTGCTGCTGATTTCTGCATTTCTGTAAGTGGAACATCGTACTTACGTGAAGTAAATGGTCCTAATATAAACCTAGTCCATTCTTGTTGTtttatttgggggttagggttttatttgattttattttaaatataggtATTTTCTTCGATTAACGATGATTTTGGGGGTATGGAGTTGTTGTTTAAATAGTTTCTGTTGTCTTATTTTGTAATGCGTAATTTACTTTAACAGAAATGCAGAAATGCATAAATGCAGAAATCACTCTGAATAAATGTTGTATTTGGAGCAGGAGTGCTACTCTGAATAAATAGCATACGAcagaaagaggaaagaaaaagaaaagaataggtAAATATATGTAAAAGGGCAAACcattataaaagaagaaaataatacaaaaaaatctctataaaaagattgaaaaatatgaCGTACAACGTGCCTTCTCCATTCATGTTGCCACAAGTTCCCTACATTCCTCCGAATAGGTTTTATAAGAAAATCAGCTGCCCCTTTAGCATGCATTTCAAAACCATGCTTACAGAATCATGAGAAGACATCACTGCACAGTGATGAAAATAAACCTGAGCTCATTAGTCATTTCTATCTACCATTGAGACtaaaaatacaattacaaaGTAACAAGTGTACATACTTATGACAAGAATGTTTTTACAAATTTCATGCTCCATGATTAAAGAAAGAAGGACAAATCCAGATATTGCTGGCAGATCCGCTTCATGAGATCTAGCTCGGACGTCTTCTTCTTCAACAACTCCCATGCCTTTAGCCGTGTGGAACTAAAGGTAGAAATGCAGAAatcaacaacaatcaccactTTCTCAAGAACGTTGAACTCATATATTTTTcgtcattttaatgtttttcttaaatatttacatattaaaatgaCTTCACAGAACCACGTAAATATCCAAATAAACACCTCAGACAGGTTTTTCCACGCTAATTACTGTGCCGTTAAGATTTTAACGACGTCTACGAAAAGGACCATAATGAAtagtttttaatgaaatatgggaccttatAGAACTTTTTTCCAAAGTGGGATGATTTTGAACCAAACGTTCAAAAAGAGgaaccaaaatatatattaaacctaaatattattagataatttaatgtttgaaataaattttattttgttaattcaaTTAAATCTGTCATTTTAgactatattaattataaattgattgcatGTCAAaagtaataatgattttttttttttaaaaaaaagtttttatgagttatataacaatatatgtTATAATAGGTTGAttctaaaaaacatatattatgagAGGTGCAAAGTTTATTGTCATGATACATTGGAGATATCATGACTGATAAAAATATCTAGGTCATAAAACACCACATGACAGACAAATTTAGCTACCTAATCATTtatgtcttgttcacttgagtagatttgagagagagtaattgagtggattttagaagatttgaagataattttttttgttgtttatttgagtgaatttagaggtaatcgagagtgaatttagaagtaaatttttttaatctgtcacataaattaaatcctatactaattcctacaaattttacttccaaattcattttcGTTTACCTcgaaattcactcaaataaacaacaaaaaaaattatcttcaaatcctctcaaatccacctAATTACTcctcctcaaattcactcaagtgaacaagacatTAATTTTTCCGTGTTTCCAATGTAGGAGCATTTCCAATATATATTGGTAATCATTTAATTAACGACAATGCTTTTAAGGTAATATAATAAATGCCGCCTGTAGGTAACAAGTTAGTTAAAAAGCTAcctatttaaaaacatattttgattcTATACTTTTCAGGTGGGTGTATTTGTTACGTGATCACcttgttaacatttttaatatgaaatgttATAATATCATCTTGCATAGTAGGGTCAAGAAATTGGGACTCTTGTTTAAATTTGCATTCATATACCTTACAAGATCCACAAGAATCAAGTCATacaacaatttattataatataattcatgCATCAATCTTATAATGATAATTTTCAACAGATGCTGAGGAACATAAATCTGTTCGGTTGTGTCATTTTTGGGAATCACGGATATAGAGCAAATAAATAGTCATGTTGAAAATTGTCTATGCTTAATTATAAGCATTTGTTTAATGTTCAAATCTTATTACTACACgaaaatacatatttatcaTGTAACGTAAACAAGTAAAAATTTGacactaattaattaatattgtcgGATATGAATATAAagcttatttattattatatacttttaggtcttgttcacttgagtggatttagaagagagtaattgagaggatttaaagttaattttttgttgttgtttatttgaatagatttggaggtaagtgaaaATAGAtatggaagtaaaatttgtgagaattagtgtaggattttatttatcttaaagattaaaaaaatttacttttaaattcattctcatttacctccaaatctattcaaataaacaacaaaaaaaaattatcatcaaatcctctcaattagtCTCTCTCAAATatactcaagtgaacaagacatTAAAGACCAATTTTAGGTCAACgttaattcataattaattttttttaattaaagtagtTTAACCTCTATTATGTTGATGCTAATTATGTCTTTTTAACATTAACTTAATTTGCAGATTTAGTCtttgaaaatgaaagtaatttaacaaaaaatgttCTCCTCCAATGCTtccaactttaaaaaataattacaaatgataaaataaaaatattataatttgtgacAATATGAGAAAAGTGTGAATAAAGAagacgataaaaaaaaaattagtaaatgtATTGCATTTAGATTTAgataaagaagataaatataagtgatgaatttgaataaaagatataagtataacaaaatttacagaaaatgaaaaaatttgaagaggagagaaaattcatcattttttaataaacatctttaaattaaaataatttttaatttagtttaacaaaaaaaacttttaccaagtgcaaaataaaatagtagGTAGCATTACAATAATAAAGTGAGCTAAAGTAATTCTATTATTAAAGAGACTTTATTATTGTGGATTAAGTAAAGTAAaatgttaacaaaaatatttatttattaaaaaattaaaaataattttatgcttttaaatatattttgaaaagttatcATAATACATTGGATTGAAATCAACACGTTACAATTTCACcgacaataatatttatatacttatttcattttctatGGTTAATATGCTATTTTATTACAAAGGGGTTTTTGACTAGATTAGAACTTTATTTTGGATAATTCAAAGTGAAAATtgtagaataaatattttaggaGTCTCGTATCAGGTGGTCATGAAGATACCATAAATTCTCATTTTCATCAGCTTAAATTGTacacttaaatttaattccTTATGTGAGATCTGACATTCGTATTCCTAAAAATCAACGAGCAGATACTGATGGAGGGTAGCAGAAAGTAAGAAAACTTGTAAATACTATGTATGGGAAGGAGACACCTATGAAGTTTTGTTTGGGAAGTTTTTTTTGAATCCAAAGTCTCGTATGGATAGAGATGAAAAGATAgagtattatataaaaataaaggactcattaatatattgttttaaagttttgataaaaaataatattaattctttGTATAGTTAGAGTAAGCTCTCATTGATATTTTCTCTCCTTGGTAAATATCTTCTTAAAGTGACAGATGAATATTCAACCTAAAGGTTTCCATTTAAGGTACAGTATTTATACTTATTATGGTAACAATCACCTACTACTGAACCCTTTCAATATATCGTTATCTGTAATATTAACTCTTTGCTTGCACTCAGTGCCTAACAACAACAGAAAAAGGACTGATTCTGGTAACCTTACAACGGTTTGGATTTAAAAATGGGAAGGGTGGCATGCTGTGAGAAGGTAGGGTTGAAGAAAGGACCATGGACTCCAGACGAAGACAAGAAGCTCCTCGACTATGTTCGGAACTATGGCCATGGAAACTGGCGTTCAGTGCCTGCCAAAGCGGGTAACAATACAACTTCTTTCTACCCTTTTTCTCAATCATTGACTCTGCATGTTCTTGATATTGAGCAATCATGCTCCAAAtccataatttatttgttaatctaacaatacacatgttTGATTTATACCTAGGTCTTCAAAGATGTGGAAAGAGTTGCAGATTGAGATGGATTAACTATCTCAAACCTGACATAAAACGAGGAAACTTCAGCGCGGAGGAAGATCACACCATTATTCAACTTCATGCCCTTCTTGGAAACAAGTgaccttcttttggttttgatatttttgtattagtaAATCAAATGGGTAATCATATATTTCTCAGAAGCTAATCATGTTTCTCTATTGCAAACACAGATGGTCAATCATAGCAGCTCATCTGCCCCAAAGAACAGACAATGAGATCAAGAACTATTGGAATACCAACATTAAGAAAAGACTCATCAGAATGGGCTTAGATCCCATTACCcacaaaaaaatagaaaataacacGTTTGAACCCTTTGGTGGTTGCCATGAATACCCCAAGGACAACATCAATATCTGCCATGTGGCTCAATGGGAAGGTGCTCGACTTGAAGCTGAAGCCAGAGGATCTAAGTTGCAAGTTGGATCCGGATCTTCGCAACTCTCTGGGCTAATTTTAAGCAAAATTCCAACTCAACCTTGTCTTTCATCACATTCAGTGTCAACCAAAAACAACACAGCGTATAACATGTATGCCCTCGTGCTTGCCACAAATCATGATTTTCGGTCATCTGTATCCACTTTGACCATTCCTACACTTCCTGCAGTTTCTAATATTCCACAAATCACCAACACAGAAAAGGTAATGAAAGGTTATGTATCAAACTTACAAGATGATGACATTATGGTGGCTTTGGAAGCATTTAGGACAGCAAGATCCGAGAGTATCGAAGACCTGTTTGATGAACCCACTTCCATTTAGAAGGTCTAATATGAcgatttgttttaaaatatctgtcATTCGTATGTTCTTCTGTTTGGAATAGCTTTCAGTTTCATATCTGGTTGTGTTCTCATGTCTGGAGTAGCTTTCAGTTTCATATTTGGTtgtgttagaaaagaagaaagaatgaaatattgtatatCTTATTCAAATGATAAAGAGAgaatataattgatatatataattgttcagagcaatataaaaaaggaatataagtataaaaatatatgaacataaatgcatagatatgaatagagaataaaataattctaatatctcCCCTCAAGCTGCAGCATATATATCCATAATGTGCAACTTgaacaacaaagattgaaattgtgttggatgcaaagctttagtagGAATGCCAACGGCACAACCACCAGGCACCAAATTCACCAGTGTCTTGATTAGGAAACAATaagtcaaagaaaaagaagaattcaagaacacaaaattaagtaagagaagattcaagaagaagaagaaaattcaagaataagaatattcactaagaagaaagaagaattgaagaaCACTAGATTAAGCAAGAGAGGATtcaagaagaagatgaaaattcaagaataagaagattcaataacaagaaagaagaattcaagaacacTAGATTAAGCaagagaagattcaagaagaagaagaaaattcaagaataagaagattCAATAACAAGTACGAAGAATTCAAGaaaaagattcaagaagatgaagaataagaaaaattcaagaagaattaaaagaattgatCAAGAACAGTTCAAGAAGATGATTacatatttaagaaaaagaattgaaaaagacgttccataaaaagaaagatttgagaagaattcaagaaaaaaaagatcgaataaaaaaaattcaacaaaaaacaagattgaagaagacaagaaagaagaattcaagaagaaaaaaaaaatccaataaaaaaattcaagaaaaaagaagagatttttagGGGCTTAAGTCAAGACACTGGTGAATCGAGGGGTGAAGGTTTGGTGCATCAGTGGCACAAATGGCAGAGAcgacggccggagacggtggccggagatgACAGCCGGAGATGGTGGCCGGAGATGACGGCCGTTGATGACGACTGGAGACGGTGGCCGGTGGTGAGCGGCGGCGGACAGCAACACCGGACAGATGCGAGACAGAAACTAGAGATTACCCATTGAAGCATAAATGcacaggttgaaaaaaaaacttttaggGGCTGCCGGCGGCCTTGGCGACCGACTGCCGGCAGACAACAAAGACCGCAAAAGTGGATCAGACAAgctctgatatcatgttaaaaaagaagaaagaatgaaatattttattgctTATTCAAATGATaaagagagagtacaattgatatatataattgttcagaacagtgtaaaaaaggaatataagtataaaaatatatgaacataaatgcatagtatcttttaacaacttttttttataatatttttagaaccGATTATGTGACAATTTTTATtagtccgttttaaatatactAACCAATAAAACAGTCATACacaatttatcataaaaaaattattaaaaaaagttattaatattgCAAATTGCTCTTCTTTTAATATTGGGTTCcgtatttaaaaatgttaaaacacCTTCAAGTTTGATGATTATACTGTTGCTGAATTAGTATAAGCTCCAATGTAATCGGATTACttactttttcttg
Proteins encoded:
- the LOC106776881 gene encoding transcription factor MYB106-like; this translates as MGRVACCEKVGLKKGPWTPDEDKKLLDYVRNYGHGNWRSVPAKAGLQRCGKSCRLRWINYLKPDIKRGNFSAEEDHTIIQLHALLGNKWSIIAAHLPQRTDNEIKNYWNTNIKKRLIRMGLDPITHKKIENNTFEPFGGCHEYPKDNINICHVAQWEGARLEAEARGSKLQVGSGSSQLSGLILSKIPTQPCLSSHSVSTKNNTAYNMYALVLATNHDFRSSVSTLTIPTLPAVSNIPQITNTEKVMKGYVSNLQDDDIMVALEAFRTARSESIEDLFDEPTSI